In one Pseudomonas sp. MM211 genomic region, the following are encoded:
- a CDS encoding IclR family transcriptional regulator domain-containing protein, which produces MTESRSLPSPMAPPIIASPAKRIEALTGDPNFMTSLARGLAVIHAFQERKRHLTIAQISHRTEIPRAAVRRCLHTLMKLGYVTTDGRVYSLLPKVLTLGHAYLSSTPMAVTAQPILDRLSEQLHEACSMATLEGDEILYIARSATPQRLISVDLSVGSRLPAYCTSMGRILLAALDDAAVDDYLSHAELQVKTSRTLHTAEDLRASIEEIRRQGWVIIDQELEVSLRSIAVPLKDSAGQVLAALNVGTHVGRVSRQDLENRFLPILLEASHELSTRLFQ; this is translated from the coding sequence ATGACCGAATCCCGTTCTCTGCCAAGCCCAATGGCGCCGCCTATCATTGCCTCGCCGGCGAAGCGTATCGAGGCCCTCACCGGTGATCCGAATTTCATGACGTCGCTGGCGCGAGGGCTGGCGGTCATTCATGCCTTCCAGGAGCGCAAGCGCCACCTGACCATCGCGCAGATCAGCCATCGTACTGAAATCCCCCGCGCCGCCGTGCGGCGGTGCCTGCACACGTTGATGAAGCTGGGTTACGTCACCACCGATGGGCGCGTTTATTCACTGCTGCCCAAGGTGCTGACGCTGGGCCATGCCTACTTGTCATCGACGCCGATGGCAGTAACCGCTCAGCCGATCCTGGATCGCCTCAGCGAGCAACTCCACGAGGCCTGCTCCATGGCCACGCTGGAGGGCGACGAGATTCTCTACATCGCTCGCTCAGCGACACCGCAGCGGCTCATTTCCGTTGATTTGAGTGTGGGCAGCCGGTTGCCGGCCTACTGCACCTCCATGGGCCGAATCCTGTTGGCTGCATTGGATGATGCGGCGGTGGATGACTACCTGAGCCACGCCGAACTGCAGGTAAAGACCAGCCGCACATTGCACACAGCTGAAGACTTGCGTGCTTCTATCGAAGAAATCCGTCGCCAGGGCTGGGTGATCATCGATCAGGAATTGGAAGTCAGCCTGCGTTCCATCGCTGTACCGCTCAAGGACTCTGCTGGCCAGGTATTGGCGGCGCTCAACGTTGGCACCCATGTAGGGCGCGTCTCGAGGCAGGATCTGGAAAATCGCTTCTTGCCGATCCTGCTGGAAGCCAGCCACGAATTGAGCACGCGGTTGTTCCAATAG
- a CDS encoding SDR family oxidoreductase, whose product MHNRMMITGAGSGLGREIALRWAREGWRLALSDVNDAGLAETLRLVRDAGGEGFTLRCDVRDYSQLTAFAQACEEKLGGIDIIVNNAGVASGGFFAELSLEDWDWQLSINLMGVVKGCKAFLPLLERSQGRIVNIASMAALMQGPGMSNYNVAKAGVVALSESLLVELKPLQVGVHVVCPSFFQTNLLDSFRGPTPAMKAQVGKLLESSPISAEFIADYIFQALADGQFMILPHEQGRQAWALKQRNPQLLYDEMTVMCEKMRAKATSHR is encoded by the coding sequence ATGCACAATCGTATGATGATTACGGGGGCCGGATCTGGTTTGGGGCGTGAGATCGCGCTGCGCTGGGCGCGTGAGGGCTGGCGCCTGGCGTTGTCGGACGTCAACGATGCGGGCCTTGCCGAAACGCTGCGCCTGGTACGTGACGCCGGCGGGGAAGGTTTCACCCTGCGCTGTGACGTGCGAGATTACAGCCAGCTCACCGCGTTCGCTCAGGCTTGCGAAGAGAAGCTCGGTGGCATCGATATCATCGTCAATAACGCCGGTGTCGCTTCGGGCGGGTTCTTCGCCGAGCTGTCGCTGGAGGATTGGGATTGGCAGCTGTCGATCAACCTGATGGGCGTCGTGAAGGGCTGCAAGGCGTTTCTGCCGCTGCTCGAACGCAGCCAGGGTCGCATCGTCAACATCGCCTCGATGGCGGCCTTGATGCAGGGCCCGGGCATGAGCAACTACAACGTGGCCAAGGCCGGCGTGGTGGCACTGTCGGAGAGCCTGCTGGTCGAGCTCAAGCCATTACAGGTCGGCGTGCACGTGGTGTGCCCATCGTTCTTCCAGACCAATCTGCTCGATTCCTTCCGCGGCCCCACGCCCGCCATGAAGGCGCAGGTCGGCAAGTTGCTGGAGAGCTCTCCCATCAGCGCCGAATTCATCGCCGATTACATCTTCCAGGCGTTGGCCGACGGGCAGTTCATGATTCTGCCCCACGAGCAGGGCCGCCAAGCCTGGGCGCTCAAGCAGAGAAACCCGCAGCTGCTGTATGACGAAATGACCGTGATGTGCGAGAAGATGCGCGCCAAGGCAACCAGTCACCGATAG
- a CDS encoding MFS transporter: MKPVSRALLLLALVAAAVNLRPGITSLAPLIERIAQELSLSRGFISLTTALPVLCMGLLAPLAPRLAVRLGLERTLTLCLGAITLALVLRLIGHSSVMLIGSAVLLGAAIAIAGPLLSGFIKRHFVGRMGQVLAWYSLSMAIGGAVGVVLTTPATQLFADDWSYGLAIWALPAALAVAIWCYLPKQQAEPLSREDASAGLPWREPRAWLISAYFALQAGLFYAIATWTVARYQEAGLSAAHSNTLFSLAMLMGLPSSFLLPWLVQRVSNHYLLMVACGSMTLVSLSMITFQPTFVPELWALTLGFGMSGSFALSLLLPIYEAGSPMAVSRWTAMMQGMGYSVACLTPLLTGLARDMAGTYKVPFMVLTSMAVVMVLLAWLMRKGPRRAST, from the coding sequence GTGAAACCCGTCTCTCGCGCTTTGTTGCTGTTGGCTCTAGTGGCTGCAGCGGTGAATTTGCGCCCTGGCATTACCTCGCTGGCGCCCCTTATCGAACGCATCGCCCAGGAGCTGTCCCTGAGCCGAGGCTTTATCAGCCTCACCACCGCATTACCGGTATTGTGTATGGGCCTGCTGGCACCGCTTGCTCCACGTCTGGCGGTCAGGCTAGGGTTGGAGCGCACCCTTACGCTGTGTCTTGGCGCGATCACCCTGGCGCTGGTGCTGCGCCTGATCGGTCACTCCAGTGTGATGCTGATCGGCAGCGCCGTGCTACTGGGCGCCGCTATTGCGATTGCCGGGCCACTGCTGTCGGGGTTCATCAAGCGCCATTTCGTTGGGCGCATGGGGCAGGTGCTTGCCTGGTACTCACTGAGCATGGCTATCGGCGGTGCGGTCGGTGTTGTGCTGACCACGCCGGCCACGCAGTTGTTCGCCGATGACTGGAGTTACGGCTTGGCTATCTGGGCGTTACCTGCCGCTCTGGCTGTGGCGATCTGGTGCTACCTGCCCAAACAACAGGCCGAACCGCTGAGCCGTGAAGATGCCTCTGCCGGCTTGCCCTGGCGCGAACCGCGGGCATGGTTGATCAGTGCCTACTTCGCCCTGCAGGCCGGTTTGTTTTATGCGATTGCGACCTGGACAGTGGCGCGCTATCAGGAAGCAGGCCTGTCAGCCGCTCATAGCAACACGCTATTCAGCCTGGCAATGTTGATGGGCTTGCCAAGCTCCTTTCTGTTGCCGTGGCTGGTACAGCGGGTGAGCAATCACTATCTGCTGATGGTTGCTTGTGGCTCGATGACACTGGTCAGCTTGAGCATGATCACCTTCCAGCCCACCTTTGTGCCTGAGCTCTGGGCGTTGACATTGGGTTTTGGCATGAGTGGTTCCTTCGCCCTGTCGCTGCTGTTGCCAATCTACGAGGCCGGCTCGCCCATGGCGGTAAGCCGCTGGACGGCCATGATGCAGGGCATGGGCTATAGCGTGGCGTGCCTGACGCCGTTGCTCACTGGCCTGGCGCGGGACATGGCCGGCACCTACAAGGTGCCTTTCATGGTACTGACCAGCATGGCAGTGGTGATGGTGCTGTTGGCCTGGTTGATGCGCAAAGGGCCACGCCGCGCCAGCACGTAG
- a CDS encoding YheU family protein produces MLIPAHLLEAETLTRLIEDFVTRDGTDNGDETPLETRIARVRRALDKGEAVIVFDPESQQCQLALKRDVPKEWLIEDEE; encoded by the coding sequence GTGCTGATTCCCGCCCACCTGCTCGAGGCAGAGACCCTAACCCGCCTGATCGAGGACTTCGTCACGCGCGATGGCACTGACAATGGCGACGAAACACCGCTGGAAACACGTATTGCCCGCGTTCGTCGTGCGCTGGATAAAGGCGAAGCGGTGATCGTTTTCGACCCGGAGAGCCAACAATGCCAGTTGGCACTTAAACGCGATGTGCCAAAGGAATGGCTGATAGAAGATGAGGAATAG
- the ihfB gene encoding integration host factor subunit beta, giving the protein MTKSELIERIVTHQGQLSNKDVELAIKTMLEQMSQALATGDRIEIRGFGSFSLHYRAPRVGRNPKTGQSVRLDGKFVPHFKPGKELRDRVNEEEE; this is encoded by the coding sequence ATGACCAAGTCGGAGCTGATCGAAAGAATCGTCACCCACCAAGGACAACTTTCAAACAAAGATGTCGAGTTAGCCATCAAAACCATGCTGGAACAGATGTCCCAGGCGCTGGCGACTGGCGATCGCATCGAGATCCGTGGCTTTGGTAGTTTCTCTCTTCACTATCGGGCGCCACGTGTAGGTCGTAACCCGAAAACCGGCCAATCCGTTCGTCTGGATGGCAAGTTCGTTCCGCACTTCAAGCCTGGCAAGGAACTGCGCGACCGAGTGAACGAAGAAGAGGAATGA
- a CDS encoding MBL fold metallo-hydrolase RNA specificity domain-containing protein, producing the protein MDYPHITHHGAQDGVTGSCHQLHMAANSSVLIDCGLFQGADASADGARADHQIIDFPLDGIRALIVTHVHADHVGRIPYLLAAGFKGPILCSEPSAKLLPIVLEDAFKLTFSRDQKQVERYIKEVQQRIIALPYNHWFTLHDSDGLASKVRLQRAAHMLGSAYVEVDLQYDPGEPSKRIVFSGDLGAPGAPILKPCIPPRRADILLLESTYGDRLHEDRSTRRQRLEQVIEHALANKGTVLIPAFSVGRTQELLYELEDIIHSKKLDNPAVSQTPVGAGHAREAFKTAPNDPAEIAWPSLPIILDSPLASRFTQAYRELKDHWNDEAQARVQSGRRPLAFDQLITIDSHADHQKILNHLVSSARPSIVIAGNGMCSSGRIVNYLKAMLGDPRHDVLFVGYQARGTPGHVIQRFGPRNGYVEFDGQRYEIRAGVHSIGGYSAHADQAGLVSFVTGMEEWPGEIRLVHGEAGAKADLARALEERYVRRRLSVDVKFNMAGAAL; encoded by the coding sequence ATGGACTATCCGCACATCACCCACCATGGCGCCCAAGACGGCGTCACTGGTTCCTGCCATCAGTTGCATATGGCGGCGAACAGCAGCGTTCTCATCGACTGCGGCCTTTTCCAGGGTGCTGACGCGTCTGCCGACGGCGCTCGAGCCGATCATCAGATAATCGACTTCCCTCTGGATGGCATTCGCGCACTGATCGTTACCCATGTGCACGCCGACCACGTAGGGCGCATTCCCTATCTGCTCGCCGCCGGCTTCAAGGGGCCGATCCTCTGTAGCGAGCCTTCGGCGAAACTGCTGCCCATCGTGCTCGAAGACGCATTCAAGCTGACTTTCAGCCGTGATCAGAAGCAGGTCGAGCGCTATATAAAGGAAGTGCAGCAGCGAATCATCGCACTGCCCTACAACCACTGGTTCACTCTGCACGATAGCGATGGGCTGGCTAGCAAGGTACGCCTGCAGCGCGCCGCCCATATGCTTGGTTCCGCCTATGTCGAGGTCGATCTGCAGTACGACCCGGGCGAGCCCAGCAAGCGCATCGTCTTCTCCGGCGATCTCGGTGCCCCCGGCGCCCCGATCCTCAAGCCCTGTATACCGCCACGCCGTGCCGACATCCTGCTATTGGAGAGCACCTACGGCGATCGCTTGCACGAAGACCGCAGTACACGCCGTCAACGCCTGGAACAGGTCATCGAACATGCCCTGGCCAATAAAGGCACCGTGCTGATTCCTGCTTTCAGCGTTGGGCGCACGCAAGAACTGCTCTACGAGCTGGAAGACATCATCCACAGCAAGAAACTGGACAATCCAGCCGTTTCACAGACACCTGTGGGAGCGGGCCATGCCCGCGAAGCTTTCAAAACTGCACCAAATGACCCTGCTGAAATCGCCTGGCCAAGCCTGCCCATCATCCTGGATTCCCCCCTGGCCAGCCGCTTCACTCAGGCCTACCGCGAACTGAAAGACCATTGGAACGACGAAGCCCAGGCCCGTGTGCAGTCCGGCAGAAGGCCGCTGGCGTTTGATCAGCTGATTACTATCGACAGCCACGCCGACCATCAGAAGATCCTCAACCACTTGGTAAGCAGCGCCAGGCCATCCATCGTCATCGCCGGCAACGGCATGTGCTCCAGCGGTCGCATCGTCAATTACCTAAAAGCCATGCTGGGTGACCCCCGGCACGACGTGCTGTTCGTCGGTTACCAGGCCAGGGGAACACCTGGCCATGTGATTCAGCGCTTTGGCCCGCGCAACGGCTACGTGGAATTCGACGGCCAGCGCTATGAAATTCGTGCCGGTGTGCACAGCATTGGCGGGTATTCGGCGCATGCTGATCAGGCGGGATTGGTGAGCTTTGTGACAGGGATGGAGGAGTGGCCGGGAGAGATTCGGTTGGTGCATGGGGAGGCGGGGGCTAAGGCTGATCTGGCTAGGGCGCTGGAGGAGCGCTACGTGAGGCGACGTCTGAGTGTGGATGTGAAATTCAACATGGCTGGAGCCGCTCTCTGA
- the wbpA gene encoding UDP-N-acetyl-D-glucosamine 6-dehydrogenase, with product MNSLKDTAIQAFRSKDALIGIVGLGYVGLPLMLRYNDIGYRVLGLDVDVEKVTQLNAGESYIEHIHSEKVSRARQSGFEATTDFSRVGECDALILCVPTPLNKYREPDMSYVISTTDSLKPYLRPGQIVSLESTTYPGTTEEELLPRVQEGGLKVGENIFLVYSPEREDPGNPNFETRTIPKVIGGHTPACLEVGVALYEHAIDQVVQVSSTKAAEMTKLLENIHRAVNIGLVNEMKVVADRMGIDIFEVVDAAATKPFGFTAYYPGPGLGGHCIPIDPFYLTWKAREYGLHTRFIELSGEVNQAMPEYVVGKLMDGLNENSKALKGSRVLVLGIAYKKNVDDMRESPSVEIMELLEAKGCKVAYSDPHVPVFPKMREHHFDLSSEPLTAENLAIFDAVILATDHDKFDYELIRQHARLLVDSRGKYRGPEAHIIKA from the coding sequence ATGAACAGTTTGAAGGATACGGCGATTCAGGCCTTTCGCAGTAAGGATGCGTTGATTGGGATCGTTGGGCTGGGGTACGTGGGCCTTCCGCTCATGTTGCGCTACAACGATATTGGCTACCGTGTTCTTGGTTTGGATGTGGATGTGGAAAAGGTCACGCAGCTCAATGCGGGTGAAAGCTACATTGAGCATATCCACTCTGAAAAAGTTTCTCGTGCTCGTCAAAGCGGTTTCGAGGCCACTACTGATTTTAGTCGCGTCGGCGAATGTGATGCCTTGATTCTGTGCGTGCCGACACCGCTGAATAAGTATCGCGAGCCTGACATGAGCTACGTGATTAGTACCACCGACAGCCTGAAACCATACCTGCGGCCTGGTCAGATCGTTTCGTTAGAAAGCACTACCTATCCAGGTACTACCGAAGAAGAACTCTTGCCTCGCGTGCAAGAGGGTGGGCTTAAGGTCGGTGAGAATATTTTCTTGGTTTACTCGCCGGAGCGTGAAGATCCGGGCAATCCAAATTTTGAAACGCGCACTATCCCCAAAGTCATTGGTGGCCATACACCTGCTTGCCTCGAAGTCGGCGTTGCTTTGTATGAGCATGCTATTGACCAAGTCGTTCAGGTCAGCTCCACAAAAGCTGCCGAGATGACCAAGCTGCTGGAAAATATTCACCGCGCTGTGAACATTGGCTTGGTCAATGAGATGAAGGTCGTTGCTGACCGTATGGGTATCGATATCTTCGAAGTAGTGGATGCAGCTGCGACCAAACCTTTCGGCTTCACTGCGTATTACCCAGGGCCGGGCCTGGGAGGGCATTGCATTCCTATTGATCCCTTCTACCTGACGTGGAAAGCCCGTGAGTACGGCCTACATACTCGCTTTATCGAGCTTTCTGGTGAAGTGAATCAGGCGATGCCGGAGTATGTCGTTGGGAAATTGATGGATGGCCTTAACGAAAATTCCAAGGCCTTGAAGGGTAGCCGCGTGCTAGTTCTCGGTATCGCTTACAAGAAAAACGTAGACGACATGCGTGAATCCCCTTCTGTTGAAATCATGGAGCTGCTTGAGGCTAAAGGTTGCAAAGTAGCCTATAGCGATCCGCATGTACCGGTGTTCCCGAAAATGCGTGAGCACCATTTTGATTTGTCCAGCGAGCCTCTGACAGCCGAGAATTTGGCAATTTTCGATGCTGTGATTTTGGCTACCGATCACGACAAATTTGACTATGAGCTAATCCGGCAGCATGCCCGACTGCTTGTTGACAGCCGCGGTAAATATCGCGGCCCTGAAGCCCACATCATCAAAGCCTGA
- the wbpB gene encoding UDP-N-acetyl-2-amino-2-deoxy-D-glucuronate oxidase — MKRFALIGAAGYIAPRHMRAIKDTGNELVSAYDINDSVGIIDSLSPQSEFFTEFERFAEHANRIKRDPATALDYVAVCSPNYLHHSHIAAGLRLGCDVICEKPLVPTPEVLDELALIEKETGKRVYNILQLRHHQAILDLKEKVAGENRDGKHEVELTYITSRGKWYMESWKGDPRKSYGVATNIGVHFYDMLHFIFGKLQRNVVHFANDYKAAGYLEYEKARVRWFLSIDAGDLPDSVKGKKPTYRSITVDGAEIEFSEGFTDLHTTSYKEILAGRGYGIEDARHCVETVNTIRSAEIVAPQNNEGHPFLAALHR; from the coding sequence TTGAAACGTTTTGCTCTTATCGGCGCAGCCGGTTATATCGCCCCACGCCATATGCGCGCTATCAAAGACACCGGCAACGAGCTGGTCTCCGCCTACGATATCAATGACTCGGTTGGCATCATCGATAGCCTTTCACCGCAGAGCGAATTCTTCACCGAGTTTGAGCGTTTCGCGGAGCACGCCAACCGCATCAAGCGTGACCCAGCCACTGCTCTGGATTATGTGGCCGTTTGCTCGCCGAACTACCTGCACCACTCACATATCGCAGCAGGCCTGCGCCTGGGTTGCGATGTGATTTGTGAAAAACCGTTGGTGCCGACTCCCGAAGTTCTGGATGAGTTGGCTCTGATTGAAAAAGAGACCGGCAAACGCGTTTACAACATCCTACAACTGCGTCATCACCAAGCAATTCTCGACCTGAAGGAAAAGGTTGCGGGTGAAAATCGCGACGGCAAGCATGAAGTCGAACTGACCTATATCACGTCGCGTGGCAAGTGGTACATGGAAAGCTGGAAGGGCGACCCGCGCAAATCCTATGGCGTGGCCACTAATATTGGCGTGCATTTCTACGACATGTTGCACTTCATCTTTGGCAAGCTTCAGCGCAACGTCGTGCATTTCGCCAACGATTACAAAGCTGCTGGTTACCTGGAGTACGAGAAAGCGCGTGTGCGCTGGTTCCTGTCCATCGATGCAGGTGATTTGCCGGATTCGGTCAAGGGCAAAAAACCAACCTACCGTTCGATCACAGTCGATGGCGCCGAGATTGAGTTCTCAGAAGGCTTCACCGACCTGCACACCACCAGCTACAAGGAAATTCTCGCGGGTCGCGGCTATGGCATCGAGGATGCGCGCCATTGTGTGGAAACAGTGAATACCATCCGCTCCGCAGAAATTGTTGCCCCCCAGAATAACGAAGGCCACCCATTCCTTGCAGCTCTGCATCGTTGA